The Sardina pilchardus chromosome 5, fSarPil1.1, whole genome shotgun sequence DNA window AATGTCAAATCAGggccttttttttgctttttttatttCGCACATTGCGAAACAACATTTAATCTCCCTCAGTCATCTTCATATAACCATGTTTTACTTCAGAATGTTGAATACAAATGAACGTAAATGAACAGCAGGCGAACGTCTTTGAGTCCACGCTAGCTTTAAACCTTTAAAATCATTCACTTCTGAAGAATTTGTTAAAATTCTCACCTTCTCTTTAGTAAGGAACCATGTCTCTCACGGGGGTCTTTTCCCACCGGAGCTTCTCCTTTGAAGTCTCAGTCCAGCGCGTGCCATCTCCTGTTGGCGCCAAGTGTCACTTTACGCGCATTCAATGGCGAGCACGTGCCAGTAAAATGTATATGATAACGCTGCGTGTTTTGGTTGttcgtttgcgtgtgtgtgtgtgcgtgcatgagagagagagagagagagagagagagagagagagagagagagagagagagagagagagagagagagagagagggaggaacgtGCCATTCCTAATAGAAGGTAGAAAGGTAGACTGATGTAGCCTTCAGAGTAAAAAACGAGACTAACACTTGTTAATTTTTTCAGgtaatgcatttattttctttagaaTAAAAATATAGCAAAATATAATTATTTTCATCTTGGCTATAATTTAGATAAATAAAATGTGCAAAATATGACGTAAATTTAAATACACAGAATTATAGTTAcacagaaagtagaaaagaaaGCTTATTTAGCTGTCCATAAATACATTTGAGGGTCAGAGGATTTCCAGTCATTAGTTTTACAGCAGTCTCAGCTGTGGAGGATATAGCCTACATCTCTGATGTATACTTCTTTAACATTGCACAGAGCCCACAGCATTCTAAGAATGTGGAGAAGGATTCCATAACTCAATAATATATTTACATCTAACTCATGTATCAACACACTGACTTTGGTCCAGTTATGGCTTTGACATCACTTTCTTTGAAAAATGTTCATCAGCTAGAGAAGAGTGGTTGCCAGGTtgatttgattgacagctcAAGGCCATGGTCTCCACATGGGCTGGGTTGGTGGCAACAGTTGTCTGCGACAACAGCCTCCCTTCCCAACCCCTGTGTAACCTGCTGTGATGGGGCTGGAAGCTTGTGGTGATGGCTGGAAGTTTGGATTCAGATGGCATCTGTGGGAGGGGGAGACTGTGGACATGGACGAGTGTGGAAGCTGAGGGGAGCTTTTGCTGATGCCGTTATTGACTCCAGCTTTGATGTCTGCTTTCTGACACAGGACCTGGCTCGTTGAATGTCCGTCAGGTGACCTGGGATTCCACAACGCAGCTTTTAATGTGGAGCTCTTGGGGCTCAGTGGCTTGGAGACGGTGGCTGGAGATAGGGGAGCCTGGACGTCCCATTtcagatgaggatgatgatggcgCTCAGCAACCAAGTCCAGTCTTGATGACAGCGCCAGCTTCTGATTTGAGGCCAGTTCTGTTGTCTGGAGGAACTCAGAGGCTCTTTGCAGGCAGGTGGAGAAGCCGTTGTGGAGGTTGTTGCTATCATGGTGACTGTTGCTCCTCAGAAAAGCAACAGTGTGTTCCAGAATCTCTGCTTTCTCAGTTCTTTTCTAGagttcagagacagagagagagaggtgtttaaTTAAGACTCCTACTGTACATTTTTAGTTGCTACGTCTGCAGATCTCAAATTCAGAATGAGGGTTTTAGATCAGGAGGCGCCTTCATACCTGGTTCTCACGGTCTTGGATCAGCATCTTGCTGAGTGTTTCTAGGCAACGGTTGATCCTTTCCCGCCTCCTCCTTTCCACTTGAGGCTTCAGGAGCTGGAGGTGAAAGAGTTTGACCGTTAATTTGTGAATGGATACTTATTCTCACAAAACTAGGTAATTGATACAAATTTTAAAGATGTGAAATTCACATAGCCTATGTAATATCTAAACAAAAGCAAGCCAAATCTTACCTTGCGGTTCAGTTTGCCATGACAGTTGAAcggtatctgtgcgtgtgtatgcataatTATTGTATTTTATGCCCGAAGAAAGAGCATGAAAATCAAATGAATTTTTTTCTAAAGAAAAGTTTCCAGTGTATCAGAATCCGGGCAGTGGGCTTGATGTCTTCTCTTCTGATCTGTAAAGTGTGGCACAGTCTGTTGCGCAGAGGCTTTATAAGAGATCAGGGGTCAGTGAACACGCCCCCGGGCTCGCAACTAGCCAATGAGAGGCGTTCTCCTTCGGCTCAGAGagcaatacaaacacatttGTTGTAATTCGTATGCTTTCCATTTATCCCAATGGAATCGGTGATGATTGCTGGTTGTTTTGAAGTTCTGCTAAAATATTAGGATTGATGAGTTTCTGGTGGCTCTGGTGAATGTGTAAGGATAAAAGCTAAACTGGGCTTTTCACAGTTCACTGACTGAGTTTGAGTTGCAGCACAACTGAATTAACGTCtatgagagtagcctataggcctactcttcaAAAGTGGGGACAATACTCTCCAATATTATTTGCATATTTCAAAGCTGAGGCTCGTCActtgaggctggtgtgtgtgtgtgtgtgtgtgtgtgtgtgtgtgtgtgtgtgtgtgtgtgtgtgtgtgtgtgtgtgtgtgtgtgtgtgtgtgtgtgtgtgtgtgtgtgtgtgcgtgtgtgtgtgtgtgtgtgtgtgtgtggctgtgcgcaCTGAGAAAGATAGGCCTATACGCACGTGCCCACGGAAGTAGAGGTGTGAACGTGTGTCCTGAAATCCCTTTGAAGTATCCAATACAAGCCTCCGGATTTCTCCGTTAATTGCGCGCTGCAGGGTGATGAGTGGGGGGGTTGCCTGTCGCCCAGGGCACGCGTCACCGATAGTCCGTTGCGCCTGAGATGTAAGTCACTGATTTGGTTACATGAACAACATTACAAAATGAACCCTCAGTCATGTTTCGAATTTAGCTGCGTTCAAGAACAGATAATTGAGTATTGGTTAAATGTTCAATGGTATGCTACTTCCATAGCGTATACGGACGTTTTTGAGTGTTCTTAATAAAGACATGGAGATGAGCTTACTCGTCTAAGCGGGTTCAACGAATCAACACTGACATGTGCTCCACACTGGTATGCGAATCAGGGAAAATATCCCTTCCTCGATTACCAAGGCAGCGAGTAGGACACATTTGACGCAATGTTGGGCAATTGCACGAgttgtgcactcacacactcaaactatgTCCACTCCACACGTCTGCGGTGAGTTTTGATCCCAGAGTCATCATTGTGCCTGACAGCTGGTGAATCCAAATGCACGCGCAGATACGACCACACTTCTGAGGTAATTGCGAAGCGGATGTAATGACGGCAAAACGCACCAAACGTCGCTCTCGCACGCACCTATATGGCCTGGTTCCCACCGAACGCCTGTGTCTGGCGTGTGTAAATTGACAGATCATTGTGAgcagtagtgtgtgcgtgtgtgtgtgtgtgtgtgtgtgtgtgtgtgtgtgtgtgtgtgtgtgtgtgtgtgtgaatgtgaacgtGTGCTTGTCTCGAGATATTCCCACGAGAAATGTTGATAGGCCCAGACCACTCTCAGGGAGAGAGGCATTTTAGCTatcttatctttttttttttttttttaaaggattaGATCACCTGTCTTCTGTCCTGGCTTATTTCTTGAATGTTGGGCGGCGACACCACATATTCTTGTGTGTGGATTTTTAAAGAATGGACCCGAAACTGTTGCGCACTATTAAAACATGTTTGTTTAAAACTGTGGACCATGCAATGTCTATCCTCTTCCACGCCTAGTTCTCGTTTACTGTAACTATGTAACTGTGACCCTCGTTAAACTTTGTTAATTACAGAATATGGGGTTGGGAGTTTTGCGCGCCTAATTTAATGCTTTGATGTCGGATTGTCTGATCTAAGTAAGTGTGCCTCGTGTTCAGGTTTAGTTTGTAAATAATTAAGAAACCGTTCATGGTTAGGGTGCCACACCTTGAgacagtggcggttctagactgaattactccccaggcgagatcctccacgagcgcccccatgagtgttttttgacgcactttgcctcagtcgggctcatagggttaagcgctcgtgccgccccatacaagatgccgccccgggcgaccgcccggttcgcccgtacctaaaaccgccactgccTTGAGAGGGGCACGAGCCGTCGCAAATGGCTGTCGCCGATTTGTACGTTGCATGCCGATTTGAGTAAGTGTGCCTCATGTTCAAATTTAGTTTTAGAATAACTAAGAAGCCGTAAGTGTGCCGATGGTTAGGGTGTCACACCCAGACAGGGGCACGAGCCGGCGCAAGTGGACTGCGCACGGCAAGAATGTGTTGCTTTGTACTTCTCATACGTGCCCACGGTAACTTGAGGTGTGATCGCGTGTCTTCACGCGcctttgttttgaaaagagATCGAAGCATGTCAGAAATAAATTGAGTAGGCAATCTAAGGGAGAATGTCGGCGGGATTTATTTCAATCATCGTAAGAACACGTTTACAAACTCAGTCCAATGTGCCCTTATATATTTCCACGTCAGTTGAATGCTTGTTCAGTTTCAGAATTGAGGTAAATTTAAAAGTTATATGGCTTGAGCCACCCGCCGATTATTTATAATTCGTGCAGTAGGGTCAGTCTGACTGTATCTCTGGAATTACCCAAAGACAGAAGAAAATCAAAGATACTCAGAAGGAATAGCGGCTTTCAAGGGGAACAATATGATACAAATATCTATTCGTTAATCTGGTGAATAATTTCGATGCTCAACAGAAACTGTCTAAACATTTGTTCATAATGTTACACTTTGATGTATTAGAAAACCTATGGTATTTACaggaagttaacttaagtgaATATAGAAGGTGCAAATGATTCGGAATCCCCTATTTTATCACACATCCAGCAATGCAGACACCGACACGCTCCACGCGCTTCACACCTACATTTCAAAGGCAGTGAGTGTCTCCTCTCGAAGGCTCGTGCTGTAGGGaagttctgtgattggccagaaGCAGTAGGGGCGTGGTTTGTGACTCTTGGAGTTTATATAGCCTGTTCTTTGAATGGCAGGTTAGATCTGCCGAAATCCGCTCTTGCACCTTGAGCCTCTTCCAGCTGAAGTCCACTGGCTTTAAGGATTAGAACAGTGGAACCTGCAAACATGAGGCTGCAGCTAGCTGTTCACCATGTCAAAATAGACCGCAAGGTAAGGCCACAATTTCTACTCTGACATTGAACATCCCATTGAAAACGTTTAGCAGTTGATTACTGATTACTGTATTATGGTTAATTGCGTCAGTGTCAGTGTTAGTCTACTGAGTAAAATGTCATATTGGGCCGGTGACAGTTACCTGTAAAGTACTGAACATGTAGCCACATGTGCTGAACTGTCGTTGCTGGTCACTCCTGTGAATCGGGACCTCATTGTTTCTTTTGACCTCCAGCTCCTGAAGCCtcaagtggagaggaggaggcgggaaAGGATCAACCGTTGCCTAGAATCGCTGAGCAAGATGCTGATGCAAGACCGTGAGAACCAGGTATGGCGCCTCCTGATCTAATTTTGAATGTGGAATGTTGCTAATTTTTTTAGTAatcttacagtaggcctaaacatctcttcccctctttctagAAAAGAACCGAGAAAGCAGAAATTCTGGAACACACTGTTGCTTTTCTGAGGAGCAACAGTCACCATGACAGCAACAACCTCCACAACGGCTTCTCCACCTGCCTGCAAAGAGCCTCTGAGTTCCTCCAGACAACAGAACTGGCCTCAAATCAGAAGCTGGCGCTGTCATCAAGACTGGACTTGGTTGCTGagcgccatcatcatcatcatcatcatcatcatcatcatcatctgaaaCAGGACGTCCAGGCTCTATCTCCCGCCACCATCTCCAAGCCACTGAGCCCCAAGAGCTCCACTTTAAAAGCTGCATTGTGGAATCCCAGATCCTCCATGTCCCCTTCCCACAGATGCCAGCTGACCCCAGCTTTGCATGTCCAGCCATCTACAGAAGCTTCCGGACTCATCACAGCAAGCTACAGACAGATTGGGAAGGGAGGCTGTTGTCCCCGGCAACTGTTGCCACCAACCCAGCCCATGTGGAGGCCATGGCCCTGAGCAGTCAATCACGCCTGCAGCCTGGCAACCACTCTCTTCTAGCTGATGAATATTTTTCAAAGAGAATGATGTCAAAGCCATAACTGGGCCAAAGTCAGTGTGTTAATACAGGTGTTCAGTGTATTATTGAGTTATGGAATCCTCCTCCACATTCTTAGAATACTGTGGGCTCTGTGCAATGTTAAAGAATAAGTCACAGCTGAAACTGCTGTAAAACTTAATGACTGGAAATCCT harbors:
- the LOC134080860 gene encoding transcription factor HES-7.1-like; its protein translation is MRLQLAVHHVKIDRKLLKPQVERRRRERINRCLESLSKMLMQDRENQKRTEKAEILEHTVAFLRSNSHHDSNNLHNGFSTCLQRASEFLQTTELASNQKLALSSRLDLVAERHHHHHHHHHHHHLKQDVQALSPATISKPLSPKSSTLKAALWNPRSSMSPSHRCQLTPALHVQPSTEASGLITASYRQIGKGGCCPRQLLPPTQPMWRPWP